From one Sparus aurata chromosome 16, fSpaAur1.1, whole genome shotgun sequence genomic stretch:
- the LOC115566140 gene encoding major histocompatibility complex class I-related gene protein-like: MRTLLLLLLFCHVPSAVKHSLKYIFTATSGLPDFPEFVAAAMVDEELVVYCDGSKKTIEPKHNWVKKIYEDDPQHLEEYKRACFEGELTYFKGMINSLIQRFNQSGGVHILQRMDGCEWDDETGEVIGFSQFGYDGEDFISMDLKTETWITPKPQAFITKLKWDANKAKMKLIQNYVTVIHPEWLKKYLAYGRSFLLRTELPTVSLLQKTPSSPVSCHATGFYPHRASLVWRKDGEELHEEVEHAEILPNHDGTFQMSVDLNLSSVTPEDWTRYDCVFQLSGVKEDIITKLEEDRIRTNWVKPTANSVPVTAAVVVLALILIGAAGFIVYKKKKGE, translated from the exons ATGAGAACGTTATTGTtgctgcttctcttctgtcacgttCCATCAgcag TGAAACACTCCCTGAAGTATATTTTCACTGCAACTTCTGGACTCCCAGACTTCCCAGAGTTTGTTGCGGCTGCAATGGTTGATGAAGAACTAGTGGTTTACTGCGACGGCAGCAAAAAGACAATCGAACCGAAACACAACTGGGTGAAAAAAATATACGAAGATGATCCTCAACACTTGGAGGAGTACAAAAGAGCATGTTTTGAGGGGGAGCTAACTTATTTCAAAGGCATGATCAACAGTTTGATACAGCGCTTCAACcaaagtggag gtgtccacATTTTGCAGAGGATGGAtggctgtgagtgggatgatgagaccgGAGAGGTCATTGGATTTAGTCagtttggttatgatggagaagacttcATATCAATGGACCTGAAGACAGAGACATGGATCACTCCAAAACCACAGGCTTTCATCACCAAACTGAAATGGGATGCTAACAAAGCTAAAATGAAATTGATTCAGAATTACGTCACAGTGATTCACCCTGAGTGGCTGAAGAAGTATTTGGCCTATGGGAGGAgctttctgctgagaacag AGCTTCCcacagtgtctctcctccagaagactccctcctctccagtcagctgccacgctacaggtttctaccctcacagagcctcactcgtctggaggaaagatggagaggagcttcatgaggaggtggagcacGCAGAGATCCTtcccaaccacgatggaaccttccagatgagtgttgacctgaatctttcatcagtcacacctgaagactggacgaggtacgactgtgtgtttcagctctctggtgtgaaggaggacatcatcaccaaactggaggaAGATCGGATCAGGACCAACTGgg TTAAGCCCACTGCCAACAGCGTCcccgtcactgctgcagtggttgttcttgctctcattctcatcggtgcCGCTGGATTCATTGtctacaaaaagaagaaaggtgag